One segment of Pseudodesulfovibrio sp. 5S69 DNA contains the following:
- a CDS encoding carbohydrate ABC transporter permease, whose protein sequence is MNQPRRAGSIPGAARPDQPDLLMREASLDKLKAFLTLLPSMILIGVFVYGFIGNTIWTSMTDWGGSGAMALNPQKHFVGLENYIDLFTGFLGGNFRQDLVNAVYYSVMLLAGAVGLGMFIAILLDQKPKGEDLLRTIFLYPMSLSFIVSGTIWRWLLAPQGGVNVLPKYFGFKPLTFKWLSSQAAILVFNWQDILRILAYIAAFILIMVGVFLLRKDQGKAIKRWLIPGIVLGALVWIFGGLIPDALFMEEEHGFNLATLGIIIATIWQYSGYTMALYLAGFNGISQDLRDAAMLDGASQVGYYRYVAIPMLKPITISAVIILSHISLKMFDLIFAMTGPDNAATGHPALNMYLTTFRGNEFSRGAAIAIVLFLIAAMFIVPYLVGQYRQQGRR, encoded by the coding sequence ATGAACCAGCCGCGCCGCGCCGGGAGCATACCCGGCGCGGCCCGGCCCGACCAACCGGACTTGCTTATGCGGGAAGCCTCGCTCGACAAATTGAAAGCGTTCCTGACGCTTCTGCCGTCCATGATCCTCATCGGCGTCTTCGTCTACGGGTTCATCGGCAACACCATCTGGACCTCCATGACCGACTGGGGCGGCTCGGGCGCGATGGCGCTCAACCCGCAGAAGCACTTTGTCGGCCTGGAGAACTATATCGACCTGTTCACCGGATTCCTGGGCGGCAATTTCCGCCAGGACCTGGTCAACGCGGTCTACTATTCGGTCATGCTCCTGGCCGGTGCCGTGGGCCTGGGCATGTTCATCGCCATCCTGCTCGACCAGAAGCCCAAGGGCGAGGATTTGTTGCGGACCATCTTCCTCTACCCCATGTCACTGTCCTTCATCGTCTCCGGGACCATCTGGCGCTGGCTGCTCGCCCCCCAGGGAGGGGTCAACGTCCTGCCCAAATATTTCGGTTTCAAGCCGCTGACCTTCAAGTGGCTGTCCAGCCAGGCGGCCATCCTGGTCTTCAACTGGCAGGACATCCTGCGCATCCTGGCCTACATCGCCGCCTTCATCCTGATCATGGTCGGCGTGTTCCTGCTCAGGAAGGATCAGGGCAAGGCCATCAAGCGCTGGCTCATTCCGGGCATCGTGCTCGGGGCTCTGGTCTGGATTTTCGGCGGCCTCATTCCGGACGCCCTGTTCATGGAGGAGGAGCACGGCTTCAACCTGGCCACGCTGGGCATCATCATCGCCACCATCTGGCAGTACTCGGGCTACACCATGGCCCTGTACCTGGCCGGGTTCAACGGCATCTCCCAGGACCTGCGCGACGCGGCCATGCTCGACGGCGCGTCCCAGGTCGGCTACTACCGCTACGTGGCCATCCCCATGCTCAAGCCCATCACCATCTCGGCGGTGATCATCCTGTCGCACATCTCGCTGAAGATGTTCGACCTGATCTTCGCCATGACCGGCCCGGACAACGCGGCCACCGGCCACCCGGCCCTGAACATGTACCTGACCACCTTCCGCGGCAACGAGTTCTCCCGGGGCGCGGCCATCGCCATCGTCCTGTTCCTCATCGCGGCCATGTTCATCGTGCCCTACCTCGTCGGCCAATACCGCCAGCAGGGGAGGCGCTAG
- a CDS encoding carbohydrate ABC transporter permease, producing MTARKFSLGTVFLYGTLVLLALFFLMPAYMAAVTALKMPADISLPTAWEWPSVVNWSSFSDALAKLRPDFINSLILTICGTAGSTVLGSLNGYVFSKWKFKGSDVIFTLFLFGMFIPYQVILIPLFQTLRAMNLYGGLPGLILAHIVYGLPITSLIFRNFYAQIPTALIESARLDGAGFFSIYLRIVFPLSIPGFVVTSLWQFTQIWNEFLWGICLTRHTANPITVGLANLAGGQAVTWNLPMAGSILAALPVLAIYIFLGRYFIRGLLAGSVKE from the coding sequence ATGACCGCCCGGAAATTCTCCCTCGGCACCGTGTTCCTGTACGGGACCCTGGTCCTGCTGGCCCTGTTCTTCCTCATGCCCGCCTACATGGCGGCCGTGACCGCCCTGAAGATGCCCGCCGACATCAGCCTGCCCACGGCCTGGGAATGGCCGTCCGTGGTCAACTGGTCCAGCTTCTCCGACGCCCTGGCCAAGCTCAGGCCGGACTTCATCAACTCGCTGATACTGACCATTTGCGGCACGGCCGGCTCCACGGTGCTCGGCTCGCTCAACGGGTATGTCTTCTCCAAGTGGAAGTTCAAGGGCTCGGACGTGATCTTCACCCTGTTCCTGTTCGGCATGTTCATCCCGTACCAGGTCATCCTGATCCCGTTGTTCCAGACCCTGCGCGCCATGAACCTGTACGGCGGCCTGCCCGGCCTGATCCTGGCGCACATCGTCTACGGGCTGCCGATCACCTCGCTCATCTTCCGCAACTTCTACGCCCAGATCCCCACGGCCCTGATCGAGTCGGCCAGGCTGGACGGCGCGGGCTTCTTCTCCATCTACCTGCGCATCGTCTTCCCCCTGTCCATCCCCGGGTTCGTGGTCACCTCCCTGTGGCAGTTCACCCAGATCTGGAACGAATTTTTGTGGGGCATCTGCCTGACCCGCCACACGGCCAACCCCATCACCGTGGGCCTGGCCAACCTGGCGGGCGGCCAGGCCGTCACCTGGAACCTGCCTATGGCCGGTTCCATATTGGCGGCGTTGCCGGTGCTGGCCATCTACATCTTCCTCGGAAGATACTTCATACGCGGCTTGTTAGCTGGTTCTGTGAAGGAGTAG
- a CDS encoding tetratricopeptide repeat protein encodes MSLEADVGTGGTAVRHDNVTYWYARQLSPDQFEIQPLNAHHVPSGVRSVLGELDFLRQYTPEPTYYRVHTVPALETLKRKIEMGQEAFVKGDLDEAERQFLKALMIDDKNIEANYGLGEVYSEKKDFDKLRKVLDTLLGLDGAFSFEFRQKFNSFGISLRKNGHYDESIRYYEKSLEIVDTDENVYFNLARVYFEKGHNDHCVSNLEQALKINPAFVEAQKFLKYCQKHA; translated from the coding sequence TTGTCACTCGAAGCCGATGTGGGCACCGGCGGCACCGCCGTCAGACACGACAACGTCACCTACTGGTACGCCCGTCAGCTCTCCCCCGACCAGTTCGAAATCCAACCCCTCAACGCGCACCACGTGCCCTCCGGCGTACGCAGCGTCCTCGGCGAACTGGACTTCCTCCGGCAGTACACCCCAGAACCGACCTACTACCGGGTCCACACGGTCCCGGCACTCGAAACCCTGAAGCGCAAGATCGAAATGGGCCAGGAGGCCTTCGTCAAGGGCGACCTGGACGAGGCCGAGCGCCAGTTCCTCAAGGCCCTGATGATCGACGACAAGAACATCGAGGCCAACTACGGCCTGGGCGAGGTCTATTCCGAGAAAAAGGACTTCGACAAACTCAGGAAAGTGCTGGATACCCTGCTCGGCCTGGACGGGGCATTCTCCTTCGAGTTCCGCCAGAAGTTCAACTCCTTCGGCATCTCCCTGCGCAAGAACGGCCACTACGACGAGTCCATCCGCTACTACGAGAAGTCGCTGGAGATCGTGGATACCGACGAGAACGTCTACTTCAACCTGGCCCGCGTCTACTTCGAAAAGGGGCACAACGATCACTGCGTGAGCAACCTCGAACAGGCACTGAAGATCAATCCCGCCTTTGTCGAGGCGCAGAAGTTCCTCAAATACTGCCAAAAACACGCCTAG
- a CDS encoding TadE family protein, with amino-acid sequence MHKNRNKTRRAGLAAVETALILPIMFMLVMAVIEGGNAVYAYVTVQKAAQLGARFAATGRGADEGTRLNDIIQATQAGLTTLKQSNIEISVRSWPDVQATGDGIDNDPGAPCQLAEVAVVYNYEPFTPLVAPLLPETIPLRGFDRKVNEPWKPCD; translated from the coding sequence ATGCACAAGAACCGCAACAAGACCCGCCGCGCCGGGCTGGCCGCCGTTGAAACGGCGCTGATCCTGCCCATCATGTTCATGCTCGTCATGGCCGTGATCGAAGGCGGCAACGCCGTCTACGCCTACGTGACCGTGCAGAAGGCCGCCCAGCTCGGAGCGCGCTTCGCGGCCACCGGCCGGGGCGCGGACGAAGGCACGCGGCTGAACGACATCATCCAGGCCACCCAGGCCGGACTGACCACCCTGAAACAGTCCAACATCGAGATCTCGGTCCGTTCCTGGCCCGACGTCCAGGCCACCGGCGACGGCATCGACAACGACCCCGGCGCGCCCTGCCAACTGGCCGAGGTGGCCGTGGTCTACAATTATGAACCGTTCACCCCGCTGGTCGCCCCGCTGCTGCCCGAGACCATCCCCCTGCGGGGGTTCGACCGCAAGGTCAACGAACCCTGGAAGCCGTGCGACTGA
- a CDS encoding vWA domain-containing protein yields MALLLPILLGVAGIAVDMGNMYMTHTKLQAAVDAGALAGSLELPYDPDLSKGVVNKAVTDMVADNMEAAEVTNISAGTEIRSVKVTARAEVKMLLMEVLGMTDKYVEASAMAGFNKLEVVFVIDNSGSMKGTPIDLVKRASAELTDLLIPDGTTPDTKVGLVPFRGKIRLGEAVDGYPKGCINADGSLNTGINEEFMDEYYALPYYYRNYISLDTCSSIPAVLPLSKDKYKIVSAIDSQTATGAASGTVISEGIKWGRNILTPTPPFTQAGDKEDFRKIMIVLTDGDTEDGECGGTYRASYRPNNYWTNAYYGMGVDTAHCNDGGVLNADMLAEAQAAKDAGIEIFSIRFGSSDNTDINLMKAIASSKEGTDDHYFDAPSVYDIPDIFKQIGKQLGWRLL; encoded by the coding sequence ATGGCCCTGCTGCTCCCCATACTGCTCGGGGTGGCGGGCATCGCCGTGGACATGGGCAACATGTACATGACCCACACCAAACTGCAGGCCGCCGTGGACGCGGGCGCCCTGGCCGGAAGCCTGGAGCTGCCCTACGATCCGGACCTGTCCAAGGGCGTGGTCAACAAGGCCGTCACGGACATGGTCGCGGACAACATGGAAGCGGCCGAGGTCACGAACATCTCCGCGGGCACCGAGATCCGCAGCGTCAAGGTCACGGCCCGCGCCGAGGTCAAGATGCTCCTCATGGAGGTCCTGGGCATGACCGACAAGTATGTGGAGGCCAGCGCCATGGCGGGCTTCAACAAGCTTGAGGTGGTCTTCGTCATCGACAACTCCGGCTCCATGAAGGGCACGCCCATCGACCTGGTCAAACGGGCCTCGGCCGAGCTGACCGACCTGCTCATCCCGGACGGGACCACCCCGGACACCAAGGTCGGTCTGGTGCCCTTCCGCGGCAAGATCCGCCTCGGCGAGGCCGTGGACGGGTATCCCAAGGGCTGCATCAACGCGGACGGCTCGCTGAACACCGGCATCAACGAAGAGTTCATGGACGAGTACTACGCCCTGCCCTATTACTATCGAAACTACATTTCCCTGGACACCTGCTCCAGCATCCCGGCCGTCCTGCCGTTGAGCAAGGACAAATACAAGATCGTCTCGGCCATCGACTCCCAGACCGCCACGGGCGCCGCCTCGGGCACGGTCATCTCCGAGGGCATCAAGTGGGGCCGGAACATCCTCACCCCGACACCGCCCTTCACCCAGGCCGGCGACAAGGAGGACTTCCGCAAGATCATGATCGTGCTCACCGACGGCGACACCGAGGACGGCGAGTGCGGCGGCACCTACCGCGCCTCCTACCGGCCCAACAACTACTGGACCAACGCCTACTATGGCATGGGCGTGGACACCGCCCACTGCAACGACGGCGGCGTGCTCAACGCGGACATGCTCGCCGAAGCCCAGGCGGCCAAGGACGCGGGCATCGAGATATTCTCCATCCGCTTCGGCTCCTCGGACAACACCGACATCAACCTGATGAAGGCGATCGCCTCAAGCAAGGAAGGGACCGACGACCACTATTTCGACGCCCCGTCCGTGTACGACATCCCCGACATCTTCAAGCAGATCGGCAAGCAGCTCGGCTGGCGCCTGCTCTAA
- a CDS encoding TadE family protein, which produces MRKRDERRQGMAAVEFALLLPVMALLILLMVEGGNAMHTYSSLVEASREGARHVLMEGETADVEALVAAVVADLDPDKLSTNVTTDPDANTVTVEVSYVYELFGSKSGEGDSEGLFGNDEALTFVAQTTMPLP; this is translated from the coding sequence ATGAGAAAGAGAGACGAAAGACGCCAGGGGATGGCCGCAGTTGAGTTCGCCCTGTTGCTCCCCGTCATGGCGCTTCTGATCCTGCTGATGGTGGAGGGCGGCAACGCCATGCACACCTACTCCTCCCTGGTAGAAGCCAGCCGCGAAGGAGCCCGCCACGTGCTCATGGAAGGCGAGACCGCCGACGTAGAGGCCCTGGTGGCCGCCGTGGTCGCCGATCTCGATCCCGACAAACTGTCCACCAACGTGACCACCGACCCCGACGCCAACACCGTCACAGTAGAGGTTTCCTATGTTTACGAACTTTTCGGATCAAAGAGCGGCGAAGGCGACAGCGAAGGCCTGTTCGGCAACGACGAAGCACTCACGTTCGTCGCGCAGACAACCATGCCGCTCCCCTAG